The DNA window GGCAATGATGGATGCTTCCATTAACGTTGCGATGGAGCCTTTTCGAGCTTTAGTAGGCGATATGCTTCCCAAACATCAGGGAACAATTGGATTTTCTGTTCAAACAATACTAATTGGTATTGGAGCTGTGATCGGATCATATCTGCCCAGTCTATTTACAAAACTAGGTATATCTAATGAAGCTCCTAAAGGTTTTGTGGGCAATAATGTTATTTATTCTTTTTATGTTGGAGCAATACTATTGTTGATAACAATACTTTATACAATTTTCACAACTAAGGAATATTCTCCAAAAGAGTTTGCTGAATTTGCAGATGGTAAAGAGGCAGTGGAGGAATCATCTAAATTTAGTGATATTTTTAAAGATTTTGCTAGTATCCCGTTACAAATGAAAAAATTAGGGATAGTTCAATTTTTTTCCTGGTTCGCTCTTTTTACCATGTGGGTATTTACAACAAGTGCATTAGCCACTCATCATTTTGGTCTTTCACCAGAAGATACTCATTCAAAGAGATTTAATAATGCTGGAGATTTACAAAATGAACTATTTGCAATATATAACTTTTGCGCTATTCCTTTTGCTTTTTTATTAGCTCCAATTGCAAAATGGATTGGAAAGAAACAAACACATGCTTTAGCCTTAACGTGTGGAGGAATAGGATTAATTTCAATGTATTTTATTAAAGACGCTAGTTATCTCTGGATGTCGATGATTGGATTAGGATTTGCCTGGGCAAGTATTTTAGCAATGCCTTATGCGATGTTGATAGAAGTAATTCCTCAAAGAAAAATGGGAGTATACATGGGAATTTTCAACTTCTTCATTGTCATTCCACAAATTATCAATGGCCTTTTTGGCGGACCTATAGTAAGTGGGTTCTTCGGAAACTATGCTATTGGTTACGTTGTAGTAGGTGGGGTCTGTATGTTGCTTGGAGCTATTCTTACGATGATTCTTGTTAAATCAGAAGATGAAACGCCTAAAGAAATTGAGGAAGAAATTAAGCAGGTACATTTTTGATTGAAGCAAGTACTAGAAGTTAGAAGTGCGACGAGATTATGTACTTTAAAAACAAATATCAATAGGAGTGGGCTTTAGCCCACTTTTTTATTATAAATATATTCAAATGGCTTTAGTCAAAACATAAGTTTAAGTCTCGCAGATTTTGCAGATTTTATTTTTATGATGAGGTGAAATCTACATGATCTATAAAGTTCGTGAGACTATTTTGATATACCATATCCACATAGAATCATGGTTCTTTATTTATATAATCAATTGGAATTTAATTTTTTATTAAGCTAACCGTGGCTTTAAATCTTTAATTTAGATAGATTAAAATTTTAAAGGATGTATGATATCATAATCATTGGTAGTGGAGCAGGAGGTGCAACAATGGCTTATAGATTAGCTGACAGTGGAAAGAAAATACTGGTTATTGAAAGAGGGGATTATGTACCTGTTGAAAAAGAAAACTGGGATTCTATAGAAGTTTTTGAGAAGAACAGATATACAACAACAGATCTATGGTTAGATAAACATGGAAAGCCATTTCGCCCCGGAATGCATTATAATGTAGGTGGAAATACCAAATTTTATGGAGCTGCTTTATTTCGTTTGAGGGAAGAAGACTTTAAAGAAATACAACATTATGGAGGAACTTCACCAGTCTGGCCTATTCAATATGAAGATTTAAAGGCTTATTATCTGGAAGCTGAAAAGCTTTTTCATGTTCACGGTAAAAGAGGATCAGATCCAACAGAACCATTCGATTCTGAACCTTACCCTAATCCACCATTACCCCACGAACCGAGAATTCAAGAGATTGTTGATGAATTAACCAATTATGGACTGCATCCTTTTGAATTGCCTATCGGGGTGAATTTAGAACCTCATAATACAGCAAATGCCCCTTACATATTAGATCGTTTTGATGGTTTTCCAGATGCTTCCGAAAGAAAAGGTGATGCCCATCTACGTTCATTATCCAAAGCATTGGAGTATCCCAATGTAGAATTGATGACCAATGCAAAAGTGCTGAAATTGAACACTGACAGCACAGGAAAGAGAATTTCTGAGGTTTTAATAGAACGGAATGGAGAAACAAAAACATTGACTTCAGATCTGGTGATTCTTTCTGCAGGCGCTATTAATTCTGCAGCTATATTATTGGAAAGTAAAAACGAACAGTTTCCTGATGGTCTTGCCAATACATCAGATCAGATTGGAAGAAATTATATGTTTCATCAGAATACAGCATTGGTGGCTTTATATACGGAGCCGAACCCTACAAAATTTGGAAAAACATTTGGCATCAATGATTTCTACCATGCAAACAGAGGTTATGAATTTCCTTTAGGACATATCCAGATGTTGGGAAAGTCCGATGAACACCAGATTAAAGCAGATAGTCCAATTCCTGCACCAGGTTTTACTTTTGAACTCATGGCTAAGCATGCAGTCGATTTTTGGCTGACATCTGAAGATCTGCCAGATCCTGAAAATAGGGTGACCGTAGAAAATGGACAGATTAAAATAACCTACTCTGAGAACAATCAAAAAGGACATGAACTTTTAAAAGCTGAATTGATTAAAGCTTTAAAAGCATCCGGAAAATTTGAAAGCTTTTTATTCAAAGGGTTTTATTTCAGTAAAGGAATGGATATCGCTTCACCAGCACATCAGAATGGAACGACAAAAATGGGTGTAGATCCTAAAACTTCAGTGGTTGATACGAACTGTAAAGCACATGATTTAGAAAACCTATATATTGTAGATGGTGGATTCTTTGTCTCCAGTGGAGCGGTAAATCCGGCACTTACCATTATTGCTATGGCATTAAGAGTGGGAGATTATCTGAAAACCCATGTTTTAACATCATGAATTCTAAAACAGTAACCATCATTGTCGTCTATTTACTGGCTTTTCTGACAGGAGTTAATTTTGTTGTATTTCCGGCTTTGGGAACTGCTTTTACAGATCATTCTTTATTTGAGTTAAGTCCGTCAAAGTTTGGAAATCTCTTCATCCCACAAGTAATTTGCATTATTGTTTCCTGTTTAGGAGCTCCTTTTCTTGTTAATAAAATAGGGCCTAAAATAGTTTTGAGCTGCGGACTCTTATTGATGATTATATCGACGGGAACCTTATGGATACTTCACTATTTTATGGACGAAAAGTTCTTATTGTTTCCTGTATTAATGATTTTGGTAGCATTTACAGGAACAGGATTTGGACTTTCTATAACGACATTAAATCCATTAGCCGCGAGCTTGTTTAATAATAAAAGATCTTCTGCTATTTTGATCTTACAGTTTTTAGTGGGATTGGGAACCTCTACTTCCCCATTAATGATGAATCTGATAGGTGATGTCAAAAACTGGATGTATATTCCCGGCAGTATATTTATTGTCGTGACTATCGCTTTTATCGCTTTTTTATTTTTAAAATTAGAAAAAGGAACATTTTTCGAACTTCCCAGGCATTTTAAAATTCCCGGAAAACTATGGATTTTCTTTGTCACCATTATTTTATATGGATGCATAGAAGGCACCTTTGGAAGTTTTGGTGGAATTATACTTAAAAATCAAGGCCTGGATAATAACAAAGCCAGTCTCGGGCTTTCCTTATTTTGGGGTGGTATTGCTCTTAATCGATTGTTGTTTGGAATTTTTTCAGAAAGATTTAATTTATCCTATGTTTATTTAACTTCTCCTTTATGGGTAGCTGGGTTGGTCTTTCTAATGTTGGTCGATCCTAATGTAAATATTCTTTTATTCCTGATGTTCTTCATTGGCTTTTTTATGGGAAGTATTTTCCCCGGATCTATTGGTTGGGGAACCATAGAATTTCCAACGCTTTCTGTATTGGTTTCCGGATTTTTAATGGCTGCTAATCAAATTGGGACCGGCGCTGTAACAAATATCTTAGGTCATTTTTCCAATTATACTTCTATGATTTTAGAATTTCTTATCGTCTTTATGATACTTATTTGCGGTCTTCTTTTCTATCTTAAAAGAGATTCTAAAATTAAAGAGGCTTTTTAATACAATTTTGAAACTTTGAAGATCTGCTCTATCTGCTTGATTTACGAAATTATCTTGTTTTATGACTAAAGGTGGACAAAAGCCCACCTTAAAAATAAGAATATAAAAAACGGTTATTAACCAAAACTTAGAAACTATACGCTTCGATTTCTGAAACAGTTTTAGATAAATTTTCCTCTTTTAAATGAGGCATCATCGTTCCCTGAGATTTGAAAACTTCAACATCTGTAATGCCAATAAAACCTAATAAAGTTTTTAAATACGTTTCAACATTCTCAATAAGTCCATTTTCATATACACCACCGGCTGCAAAATTCAGATATACTTTTTTGTTCTCCAGAAGACCTTTTGGTGCTCCATCAGCATAAGAAAATGTTTTTCCTGCAACAGAAATACTGTCAATCCAGGATTTTAAAGTTGATGGAAAACTGAAATTATAAAAAGGAACTCCAATCACGATAATATCTGCATTCTGAACTTCTCTCAATGCTTCGTCAGAATATTTCGAAGCTTCTTTTTGTTCGTCATTCTTTTCTTCATCGGGAATTCTTGATGCACTGAAATGATGAATTTCTAAATGGGGAATCGGGTTTGTTGCCAAATCACGGACAACAACTTTGCTTTCAGGATTTTTTTCTAACAATTGATTAATAACAGTCTGAGAGAGTTGACTGCTTATAGAGTTTTCTCCTACGATACTTGTTTTGATATTTAAAATGTTTGCCATTTTGTTTTTTGTTTTTATTGATGACAAAATTATTGTAAATTTACTTTCAAAAGTATAGTAGTTACCTAAAGGAAAGCGGAATAATGGAAAAACAGCATAATCATAAAGATTGTATGCAGGCTTTAAAACCTGTTCAGGATACATTAGATGTAATCAATGGCAAATGGAAATTACAAATCATCATTTCTTTAAACCATGGAAATAAGCGGTTTACAGAAATCGAAAGAAGCATCCCTAAATTAACCTCAAAAGTTTTAGCCAAAGAATTAAAAGAACTGGAGCAAAATGGGTTGGTTGAAAGAATAGTGAGAGATAGCTATCCCGTTTCTATTGAATACCTGCCAACAGAATATACAAAAACCCTGCATCCCGTAGTGGAATCATTAAAGAATTGGGGTACAAATCATCGCCAGCATATTTTTGGTACAGGTGTCGAAGAAGTAAAAGATAACGAGAGTTAAAAGAAGGAAGGCAAAATCGCTGAATCGCAAAACTGCGAAATCACATCATTATAAAATATGAAAAAGCTTAGATACAAACGCTGTTTTGTCATTCCGCAGGAATCTCACTAAAAAATATTCAGAATCCATAATCCATAATTCAAAATTTATAATCCATAATTTAATCTAAACATCCTTTCTTACCTTACATCAACATCTGCGAATCTCACACGCCGTACATTTGTACCATAATTAATCACAATATGAAAACAGTATATCATAAATCAGATTCAAGAGGCCATGCTAATCATGGTTGGTTAAATAGTTACCATACTTTCAGTTTTGCAAATTATCAGAATCCTGAAAGAAGCAATTTTGGAGTTTTAAGAGTGTTGAATGATGACACGGTTTCTCAGGGAATGGGATTTGGAACACACCCTCACA is part of the Chryseobacterium paludis genome and encodes:
- a CDS encoding MFS transporter, encoding MGKKVKPNLSMTQIINMSMGFLGIQMAFGLQNGNASRILANFGADVHELSWFWLVAPVTGLIVQPIIGHMGDNTWSPLGRRKPYFLIGAVLCAIGLVLLPNAASATQMMAANVLLLAVIFLAMMDASINVAMEPFRALVGDMLPKHQGTIGFSVQTILIGIGAVIGSYLPSLFTKLGISNEAPKGFVGNNVIYSFYVGAILLLITILYTIFTTKEYSPKEFAEFADGKEAVEESSKFSDIFKDFASIPLQMKKLGIVQFFSWFALFTMWVFTTSALATHHFGLSPEDTHSKRFNNAGDLQNELFAIYNFCAIPFAFLLAPIAKWIGKKQTHALALTCGGIGLISMYFIKDASYLWMSMIGLGFAWASILAMPYAMLIEVIPQRKMGVYMGIFNFFIVIPQIINGLFGGPIVSGFFGNYAIGYVVVGGVCMLLGAILTMILVKSEDETPKEIEEEIKQVHF
- a CDS encoding GMC oxidoreductase, which encodes MYDIIIIGSGAGGATMAYRLADSGKKILVIERGDYVPVEKENWDSIEVFEKNRYTTTDLWLDKHGKPFRPGMHYNVGGNTKFYGAALFRLREEDFKEIQHYGGTSPVWPIQYEDLKAYYLEAEKLFHVHGKRGSDPTEPFDSEPYPNPPLPHEPRIQEIVDELTNYGLHPFELPIGVNLEPHNTANAPYILDRFDGFPDASERKGDAHLRSLSKALEYPNVELMTNAKVLKLNTDSTGKRISEVLIERNGETKTLTSDLVILSAGAINSAAILLESKNEQFPDGLANTSDQIGRNYMFHQNTALVALYTEPNPTKFGKTFGINDFYHANRGYEFPLGHIQMLGKSDEHQIKADSPIPAPGFTFELMAKHAVDFWLTSEDLPDPENRVTVENGQIKITYSENNQKGHELLKAELIKALKASGKFESFLFKGFYFSKGMDIASPAHQNGTTKMGVDPKTSVVDTNCKAHDLENLYIVDGGFFVSSGAVNPALTIIAMALRVGDYLKTHVLTS
- a CDS encoding MFS transporter — translated: MNSKTVTIIVVYLLAFLTGVNFVVFPALGTAFTDHSLFELSPSKFGNLFIPQVICIIVSCLGAPFLVNKIGPKIVLSCGLLLMIISTGTLWILHYFMDEKFLLFPVLMILVAFTGTGFGLSITTLNPLAASLFNNKRSSAILILQFLVGLGTSTSPLMMNLIGDVKNWMYIPGSIFIVVTIAFIAFLFLKLEKGTFFELPRHFKIPGKLWIFFVTIILYGCIEGTFGSFGGIILKNQGLDNNKASLGLSLFWGGIALNRLLFGIFSERFNLSYVYLTSPLWVAGLVFLMLVDPNVNILLFLMFFIGFFMGSIFPGSIGWGTIEFPTLSVLVSGFLMAANQIGTGAVTNILGHFSNYTSMILEFLIVFMILICGLLFYLKRDSKIKEAF
- a CDS encoding FMN-dependent NADH-azoreductase, giving the protein MANILNIKTSIVGENSISSQLSQTVINQLLEKNPESKVVVRDLATNPIPHLEIHHFSASRIPDEEKNDEQKEASKYSDEALREVQNADIIVIGVPFYNFSFPSTLKSWIDSISVAGKTFSYADGAPKGLLENKKVYLNFAAGGVYENGLIENVETYLKTLLGFIGITDVEVFKSQGTMMPHLKEENLSKTVSEIEAYSF
- a CDS encoding winged helix-turn-helix transcriptional regulator, yielding MEKQHNHKDCMQALKPVQDTLDVINGKWKLQIIISLNHGNKRFTEIERSIPKLTSKVLAKELKELEQNGLVERIVRDSYPVSIEYLPTEYTKTLHPVVESLKNWGTNHRQHIFGTGVEEVKDNES